Genomic segment of Thiomonas sp. FB-Cd:
GTCAGTGCATTCCATGTCAAGCCATCAAAACTGAGGAACACGATGAACAAACTTCTTTTGTGCACATTCCTGGCCCTGTTCGCAGCCCAAGCCTGGGCCGCCCCTGACATGTTGGCTCTGGCCAAGCAGAAGAACTGCCTGGGCTGCCATGCAGTGGACGCCAAGATCGTTGGCCCCGCCTACAAGGCCGTGGCCGAGAAATACGCTGGCAAGCCCGGTGCCGAGCAAATGCTGGTCAAGGCCGTGTTGCATGGCCATGTCGGCACCTGGGGTCAGGTGCCGATGCCGGCCAACACCGATGTCACCCCGGCGCAGGCCAAGCAGTTGGTCGAGTGGATTTTGAGTCTGAAGTAAGCCCGTAGGCCAGAAGGCGGAGCAGCCGAGGCCTCATTGAAAGAGGCCTCGGCTGGCGTAACCGCCCACAATCTCTCAGGGAGTTCCCGTCTTTCCACACCGCCAAGCATGCGCTACCAACTTCCTTTTGCCCGCAACATGGGCAGCAACACGGGTTTGCGCGGACAAGCCTCCCGCAAGCCTCTCGGCACGCGGGAGGATGACGTCACTGCGGTCTTCGAGGCCGCTGCCGAATTGTTCGCTGCCCTGTCATCCCCGATGCGATTGAGCATCGTCTGCCACCTGCGCGGGCAGGACATGAACGTGCAGCAGATTGCCAACCGGATCGGCAGCAGCCAGCCCAACACGTCCCTGCATTTGCGCCAACTGCACCAGATCGGCATTGTGGATCGGTCGAGGAGCGGTCAGTCGGTGACGTACCGCATCCGCAACACCTTCGTGGCCGATCTGTGCAAGATCGTTTGCCCAGGCCATTGAGGGCGCGTGCAACAGCACTTGATCAGACCTCACCGCCATGCATACCCCACCAGCCTCGCGCTCCAAACCCACACCCACGCACGAACTGCCGTTCGGGGCGACCCTGCGCAAGCTGCTCCTGATCATCCCGGCGAGCTTCGCGCTGCCCGTGATCGTCCTGCTTCTGATCGCTTCCTACCTGTCCAACACAGTGGGACCAAACCCGGATTCGTCGCCGATGTCCACCCGCGCCATCGTTCGGCGCATTGCACCAGTGGCACAACTCGTGGTCGCATCCGGCCCTCGAATGGCCGAAAAGTGGAACGCCGCCTCGCTCTCCGCGGCAGCGCCGACACCGAACGCCCAGGCCAAGACACCGGCCACCGCCCACGCACCTGTGGGCGGCACCAGCGCTTCGGCCATGCTGACCCTGGCCCGGCGGAAGAACTGCCTGACCTGCCATACCGCCGATCACAAGGTCGTCGGCCCCGCGTACGAGGCCGTGGCCGAGAAATACGCGGGCAAACCCGGTGCCGAGCAGATGCTGGTCAATGCGGTGCTGCACGGCCACGTCGGCACCTGGGGCCAGGTGCCGATGCCGGCCGAACCGGGTACCAACTCGATCGAGCTGCCCTCGGCATATTTTGACTTTCCTATGTCCAACGCCATGACTCTCGCGGAACCGATCGACTACGCCGAACTCATTTGCGAGCTCGTGCGCAAACGCCAGCAGACCTCACCCAAGCGGCTGGGCGAACCCGGCCCAGATGCCGGGCAGGTTCGCGAACTCTTCACCGCCGCTGCACAGGCGCCCGACCACGGTTTGATCCTGCCCTGGCGCTTCGTGCATGTCTCGGACGCCGGGCGCCAGCGGCTCGGCGAGGCGTTCGTGCAAGCCCTGCTCGAACGCGACCCCGACGCCACCGCGCAGCAACGCTCCGAGGCACGGGCCAAGGCTGCGCGCGCGCCCTTCCTGGCGCTGGCCATCGCCCGCCCGCACGACGATGCCAGCCCCGAGATCCCGCCGCGCGAGCGCCTGGTCTCGCTCGGCTGTGCACTGCAAAACATGCTGCTGCTGGCGCACGCCCAGGGCTTCGGCGCCGGGCTGGTCAGCGGGCAGGCGATGGAGTCGAGAGCCTTGCGCGACTTGTTCAGGCTTGCCGACAACGAACAAGCGGTTTGCTTCATCGCTGTCGGCACGGTGGCCAAAGCCAAGACCAGCCGGGTGCGCCCGTCGCCTGTCGATTTCGTCGAGACGTTGTGAAACTTTCAGTCGACGCACGGAGATTTCGATGCAGACATCACCCCGAAAAACCACCCACCAAGTCGTGTATTTCGCCCAGAGTTTTCACCGCGGCGAGCCCGACCAGCGCAGCATGGTGCTGGCCATCGGCTCCCAAGGCTATGTCGAAACCGCAGCGCGCGCGCACCGTGATTTGCATCCCGAGGACGGCGTTGCCGTCTATCGGGCACTCATGGACGAGCCCACACCGATGAGCTATCGCCTTGTGGACTACTTCAGTTCCGAGCTCGGCGAAGCCTGGCATGAGGGTTTCGCCCCGCACTACCAGCATGGATTGCTCGAGTGACGCACGCCCCGCAGATTTTTGCCAACACCCTCGCGACGACCGACCAGGCCCAAGAAGGTGACGCACTGGAGGCGGTGTTCCAGGAGGCCGCCGAACTCTTCGCAGCCCTCGCTTGCCCGACGCGGTTGCAGATCGTCTGCCAGTTGCGCCACGGCGACCAGACCGTGCATGGACTGGTTGACTGCATTGACAGTTCCCAACCCAATATCTCGGGCCATCTGCGCCTGCTCAGACAGGCCGGCATCGTGCGCCGCGAGCGTAGCGGGCGACAGGTCACGTACCGCCTGAGCAGCACACTGGCCGACGCCTTGTGCGCAGCAGTCTGCATCGTCAACTGAGATGCCGCACGCGCTGCATCCATCCCGCCCTCAGCCCCTGTATGTCCGAGCGAACCATTCCCATCGTCGATCACCGCTACGCCTCCAGCGTGCCGGCCGTTCCCGCGCACTCCCACGCGCCCGGTGCGCTGCTGGCCGACAAGTTGGGCCGGCCGCTGCACGATCTGCGCATCTCCATCACCGATCGCTGCAATTTCCGCTGCACCTATTGCATGCCGAAAGAGGCGTTCGACGCGCATTACGAATTCCTGCGCCACGCCGATCTGCTGCGCTTCGAGGAAATCGAGCGCCTGGCGCGCGTGTTCGTCAGCTTGGGCGTGCGCAAACTGCGCATCACCGGCGGTGAGCCGCTGCTGCGCAAGGGCGTGGAGGACCTGGTGGCCATGCTCGCCGCCATCCGCACGCCGGACGGCGAGCCGGTGGAACTGACCATGACCACCAACGCCTCCATCCTCGCGCGCAAGGCCGAAGCACTGGCGCGGGCCGGTTTGCACCGCGTGACCGTGAGCCTGGACGCCATTGACGACGCCGTCTTCCGCCGCATGAACGATATGGACTTCCCGCTGCAAACCGTGCTGGAAGGCATCGCCGCGGCGCAGGCCGCCGGACTGCGTCCGGTGAAGGTGAACATGGTGGTGCAGCGCGGTGTGAACGACGACCAGATTCTGCCCATGATCGAGCATTTCCGCGGCAGCGGCGTGGTGCTGCGCTTCATCGAATTCATGGACGTGGGCAACACCAACGGCTGGCGCATGGATCAGGTCCTGCCCTCGGCCGAGTTGCTGGCGCGCATTGCCCAGCGCCACCCGCTGCACGCGCTCGACCCCACCGTGCTGGGCGAAACCGCCGAGCGCTGGCTGCTGGACGACGGCAGCCTTGAAATTGGCGCCATCTCCAGCGTCACCCAGGCCTTTTGCCACGACTGCAACCGCGCCCGCTTGTCGATGGAAGGCAAGCTCTACCTTTGCCTCTTCGCCAGCCACGGCCACGACCTGCGCGCCCTGCTGCGCGGCGACGCGCAGCAGGGCATACAACAGGCGAGCGACGCCGACTTGCAGGCCGCCCTCGCCCAGGTCTGGAGCCGGCGTGACGATCGCTATTCCGAGTTGCGCGGGTTTGATGGCGCAGGCTTGCTGCAGGCCGTGCGCAAGCCCGAGATGTTTGCCATCGGAGGGTGAGCGCATGTCCGCAAGCCTGACGTTTCCTGATCTCGCCGCCGTCGTCTGTTGCGTCGGCAGCTACGACCCCGACGCCCTGCGCGTCGATCAGGTGCAGGACATCATCGCCTGTTTTGTACGCTCCGTGCGCACCGCCGAGCGCGTCGATATTCGCGCCGCGCTCGGGCGCGTGCTCGCCGCAGACGTCATCGCTCCGTTCGACGTGCCCTCGCACGACAACGCCGGCATGGACGGCTACGCGCTGCGCGGCGCCGATCTGGCGGCCGGCGGCGCGGCGGCGCCCACAGTTGTCGGCAAAGGTTTGGCCGGCCATGCCTACACCGGCGCCGTGCCGAGCGGCGCCTGCGTGCGCATCATGACCGGCGCCGTCATGCCCGAAGGCTGCGACACCGTCGTGCCGCAGGAATTCGTGCGCTTGGAAGGCGACGTCGTGCACATCCCTGCAGGCGTGCTCAAGCCAGGCGACAACGCCCGCCAGCGTGGTGAAGACCTGCGCGCCGGTCAACCCGCACTGGCTGTGGGCAAGCTGCTGCGCCCGGCCGATATCGGGCTGGTTGCATCGCTCGGCTTACCTGAAGTAATGGTGTGGCGCAAGCTGCGCGTGGCCTTCATGTCCACTGGGGATGAACTGCGCAGCCTGGGCGAGCCACCCGCGCAAGGCAGCGTGTACGACAGCAATCGCTACACCCTCTGGGCCATGCTCACGCGCCTGGGCTGCGACGTGCTCGACCTCGGCGTGGTGCGCGACGATCCCGCGCTGCTCGAAGCCGCGCTGCGCCAGGTTTGCGAAAACGCCGACGCCGTCATCACCTCCGGCGGTGTGTCGGTAGGCGAAGCCGACCATTTGCGCGCCGTCATGGCCAAACTCGGCGACGTAGCCTTCTGGCGCATCGCGATGCGCCCGGGACGTCCAATGGCTTTCGGCCGCATCGCCAGCGGGGTGCACACAGCGGTGCTGTTCGGCCTGCCGGGCAACCCGGTGGCGGTCATGGTGACCTTTTACGCCTTCGTGCGCGAGGCGCTGCTGCGCATGATGGGCGCTAGCCCCAAGCCGCAGCCACTGCTGCCGGTGCGCGCACTGCATGCGATCCGCAAGCGCCCGGGCCGCACCGAATACCAACGCGCCGTGCTCGAGGCCCAAGCGGACGGCGGCTGGGGAGCACGCACCACTGGCGATCAGGGCTCTGGCATCCTACGCTCGATGAGCGCGGCACACGGCCTGCTGGTGCTGCCCCACGACCAGGGTGGCATCGACGCCGGGAAGATGGTCGATTTCCTGCCGTTCGAAGGGCTGGTGTGATGCGAATCTTGCAAACGCGTCGCGGCCAGCGTCTCGTGGAATCGGTGTCCGTTTGGCTGTGGGCGAGACAAGAGGGTTTCCCGCGGACAAGATCGCGCGTCGAGCGTGTCCTGGGGCAAACATGCGGAGGCGACGGATGAAACCGACCCACCAGGAACAGCTTGCACTCGAGGTGATGTTGGCTCTGGCCAGGGCGCGCAGTGGGTCCACCAGCGTGCGGGATCTCGGAGCGGCGCTGCAGATGGCCCCGTCCACCCTGAAAACCTTGTTCGAGCGCTTGATGGACGCAGGACTGCTGCGCTGCAAGTCCGCCCCTGATGATTGTTATGGGCTGGCACGCGCGCCACGTTGGATCACCGCGGCGGATATCGTCCTGGCGAGCCAACAAGGGCCTGGTGAGGCCGCCCATGGCCGGCTGATCGGAGCGCGGAACCGGGCCAGCCTGGAGGCCACCGCCTTGCGGGCACTCGAGACGGCCTTGAATCGCTGCAGCCTGGAGTTTTTACAAGCGATCACGCTGCAGGATCTTGCTCGGGGTGCGCCATGTTGCGGGAAGACGCGTTCCCATGCGCTGCAGGCTGTGCCAAGGCATCGCCGCTTTGTCGCAAGCCAACCCGGAGCGCGAACGTGATGAGCCGACAGCACGAGAGTGAGGGCGTACGCAAGGGTTGCGCCCAATGCCACCAATGCGCAATACGCGCACAGTGCATCTTCAAGCATTGGCCCCTGGAGGAGCTGAACGCTGTTGCCGAGAATATTGACGACGTGCAATACGGCCCACGGCAAGTACTCTACGAGCCTGGGAAGCGCGGCGACCATGTTTACGTGATCCGCACCGATCTCGTCACGCTGGCTTGCATCGAACCCGACGGCCAGCGCCGGATCTCCCGGGTCGCCAAACGCGGGGACGTGATCGGACTGGAGAGTCTGGTCACCCAGCCCTTTCTGCATCGGGCTTCGTCCGTCAAAACCGTGCGGGTCTGCCGCATCCCCATCACACGGCTCCAGGACAAGGACGCAGGGCGGTGCGATGGGGGTCTGGACATGATGGAGCGTTGGCATCGCGCCCTGCAGCAGGCGGACGACTGGTCCTGCCTCTACGGGGGGCAGCGCCCCGTTGTGCCCCGGATGGCGCAATTGATCTTGGCGCTGACGGATCCGCCGTGGAGCGAGACGCTGTTGCTGCCCAAGCTGGACGATCTGGCTGCCCTGCTCGGCGTGGCGATGGAGTCGGCCAGCAGAGCCTTGTCTCAACTCAGGCAGCGCGGTTGGCTTGTGCGGCTGGGGCACGGCCGCTACGCCATCGAACGCGATGCGCTGGATGCCTATGTGCAGGTCCGAAAGCCGCTTTCGGCCCGGCAGCGCCGCGCGGGTATTGCGTCTGGCGCCAAGAGGCCGCAAGCTGAAGCGGGCTCTACTCCGGCCACGCAGGCATCATCCCTGCCCACCGTTCCTCACCGCCGGTCCGGCGGTCAATTTGTCGGCATGGATCATGCACCCGTGCAGAACCGGCATCTGCCTTGATTTCCTTATCCTGGAGGTTCCCATGAACATCACGGTTCGATACTTTGCCCATGTGCGCGAGTGCCTCGGCACGGGCCGGGAAGACCATGAACTGCCGGAGCAGATTCGCACCCTGGGTGAGATGCGCGCCTGGCTGATGACACGCAGTGAGCGCCACGCAGAGGCGCTGGATTCCGCGCGGCCCTTGCGCATGGCCTGCAACCAGACGATGGGGGATACTCAGACCGAGCTGCAGGCCGGATGCGAAGTGGCATTTTTCCCGCCGGTCACCGGGGGGTGAGGCCGTGAACACCCTTCGCATCCAGTCTGAAGTCTTCGATGCCGGCGCTGAGCTGCGCGCATTGCGCGAGACCCGACGCGACATCGGCGCGGTGGTCTGCTTCGAGGGCGTGTGCCGCGACAGTCATCCGGAACAGGGTGCAGCGTCGGCCGACGTGCAGGCGATGGAACTCGAGCACTATCCGGGAATGACCGAGCAATCCATCGCGGCGATGGTGGCCGAGGCGCAAAGCCGCTGGTCCTTGCTCGGCGTCACCGTGATCCATCGCGTCGGCCGTTTGTTGCCTGGGGACCCGATCGTCCTCGTGCTGGTGGCCAGCGTGCATCGCGCTGCGGCATTTTGCGCCGGGGAATTCTTGATGGACTATGTCAAAACGCAAGCCCCGTTCTGGAAAAAGGAAACCACAACGCTGGGCCCGGCTTGGGTCGATGCCCGCGAAAGCGATGACACGGCACTGCAACGCTGGGGGATCGACGCGCGGAATGCATCGACAGGTCACCGTGCCAATGCGCAAAATATCGAGCAGGGCGCAGCGCCTGGATCACGACATGAGTGACGCAAATGGCCCTCGATCTTGTCCTGAAGCGTCGTGAAAGATGTTTGACCGGTTTCCGATGCGATCGGCCCTGAGCATTCTTCGACTCGATCCGTCTCGCCAAGCTACGGGATCGACCCGATTGTCGATTGGGCCGAGAAACCAGCCGAGCGATGATGGCCCGGCAGCTTGGAACGTCGAAACACCGGGGGGCGTGTGATGTGCAGGAAGAAGCGCAGCGATATCGACGAAACATTGGATCGCGCTCTTCGGCGCAGCACTTGGTCGCCCGACCACCCGGAAGCCGTTGATCCCGACCATTCGGGAGGGCGTCACCGGTGGGCCCGATGGGCGCATGGCCTGATGCGCTGGCTCCGTACCCGGCATGCTTCCAGCGGCCGTGTTGCAAGCCGAAAATGAAATGCACCCATTCGCCCGCCTTGCCATTCCAATGATGAAGGACGCGCAGCCTCCCGTTCTCCACTCGCGGTGATCCATGTCCATCGAACTCTACAAAGATCCGAACCACGCCTGCGTGATGTTCACCGACCTCGTGCCCGAAGAGGCCGAGGCGGTGCAGGCCAACCAGTTCCTGATCGTCGACCATGGTGAGGGCGTCATTCTCGACCCCGGCGGCAACATGACGTACAACGAGCTGAGCCTGGCCATGCGCAAGACCATCGCGCCGCACAAGCTCGACTACATCCTGGCCTCGCACGCCGACCCCGACATCATCGCCTCGCTGGACCGCTGGATGACCTCGACCCAGGCCAAGCTGGTCATCTCCAGGCTGTGGGCGCGCTTCGCGCCGCATTTCTGCAAGCTCGGCAAGACGGACGACCGCGTCATCGCCGTTCCCGACGAGGGCGGACGGCTGCGCTTCGGTCGTACCGAACTCTGGCTGCTGCCAGCGCATTTCATGCATGCCGAAGGCAATTTCCAGTTCTACGATCCGGTGAGCAAGATCCTATTCTCGGGCGACCTGGGCGTATCGCTCGTCAGCGGGGAGAAAGCTTCGCACTTCCTGGAAAGTCTGACCCCCATGCCGCCGGGCATGGAAGCCTTCCACCGCCGCTATATGGTGAGCAACAAGATTCTGAAGCTGTGGGTGCGTATGGTGCGCGAACTCGACATCGGCATGATCGTGCCGCAGCACGGCGCGCCGATGAAGGGAGCCGCGATCGTCCAGTTGCTGGACTGGCTGGACGAACTGGCTTGCGGCATCGACCTGATGAGTGCCGCTCACTACCAGATTCCTAAACTGGAATTGAGCCCCTTGATTCGTCTGGGTTCATAGGCAAAATCAGAGAGCGAAGACGTCGAACTTGGGTGCACACATTCCTCGACGCGTTGGCCTATCACGGGAGGTCATTGCACCATCGACCTCGCTAACAGCCCCTCTGAGCCATTTCATCGTCGCGGGATCTGCAGGACAGCAAACTGGCGTTCTGGCATGCACGCGTACATGGGGGAGGGGCAGGATGCCGCGAGCAAGGAACTGACACGGCTGTTGGTTGAACAGGTGGGTTTTGAGGCAGTCGATGGAGGTCGAGGACCCACTCAAGGATCCGACTGATCCAGTCTTGAGCTTCATTGGGCTCATTGCTGAGCGGGTCATTCCTCAGGCATGTTCACCAGCAATCTGCTTGGAATGGGTCGTCGTTTGACGACCAATGTCGCTGCCCAGGATATGGAGCTTTTCCAGAACGTCTGCTTGAGCGTCCAACAGCGTGGTCGACAATCGGATCACCTCGGCGCGGTGATTGCTTTGGGCCGATTGCAAGATCTGGCGCGCTACGGTATGGAGCTGGGCATGGATGGGCTCGATTGCGCGGAAGGCCGCGAGATCTCCGAACGTCGCCTTGCCTTGCGCGTCATACCATTGACCAAACGCACACTGGTGATGATTGGACACGTCCTCTGTTGGCATGGTGGACGGGCTCCGATCGGCTTCGGCCAGAATCTTGACAACGAAGTTTTTGTGATCATCCTCCGCAGCCTTGAGCAGCATTTGCGTGGCGAGCCTTTGCATGTCTCGGACCTGACCCTGCAACTTGGACACGATGACATCAACGGCCGCCAGCTCCTTCCTGGACTGGCTGCTGGCGCTTCCGATGCGGTGTACCTGCCCGGCCATGGTTTCGGTGTTGGTTTCAATGCGGACGGTGGCATCCTGCACCTGGCGCGCGAGGTTGCGAACCTCATCAGCCACCACTGCAAAGCCGCGTCCGGCCTCGCCGGCGCGTGCTGCCTCGATAGCGGCGTTCAATGCCAGCAGATTGGTCTGATAGGAAATTTTGCGAATATCGTGAACCAAAAGAGCGATGGACTTCATCTGGTCGTTCAGCTCGGTGACCGAGCGCTCGTTGTCCATCATCACCGCATCCACCTTGCGGATGGCTTGGTCGACCGCTTGCATCGACTCACCAACTTCCGACTCGGCACGGGAGAGCGCTCCCAAGGTTGCCTTGAGTCGCTCGTTGAGCTGCACGGCTTCACGTCGGGCAGAGATATTGCGCAAACTGGCATGCAGGCAGCAGACTTGGCTCTGCGGGTCGCGAACGACCGCAATCACGACGGAAAACAGGAAAGTCCCGATTTCCACTTGCTGGCGAAGAGCGTCACGAGTTCCGCTGGCCACGTCCCGCAAGGCCATGCGCATCTCATCTCCCCTGCCGCAGATCGGCCACAAAGGGGCGCCGATGACCTGACGCGGTTCAATCCCACCGAGTGCGGGTTTGAACATGTCGGCGAAACGCTCGAATGTGCTTTGCGCCGTGGGATTGGCATAGAAAATGGGAAAGTCCCCTTCGGCATCGGCCAGAAGATCCAGCGTTTCCAGGCTCTGCAAGGCTTGTTCGAGAAAATGGCGTGTGGTGTGATCCATGACAAAGATTTCGGGGGCAGTGGTCGAATCAATCGGGGACGATATTCTCGGCCGTCGATCGGCCCACCCACCCCGCCGTCTCTCGGTGTCCGGTGGCCGCAGCGGTCGCACGCGCAAGATCGCGCAGTCTGTCCAGACTCGCCAGAAACCTCATCCACACATCATGGTGACAGCCCCCTGAGTTGGCATGTAGGCCTCTCAACATGTCTGCCTGCTGTCTGAGTTCGCTGACGGCTTCAATCAGGGGCAAGGTGTCGATCTCGCAGCCTAGAGAGGCATGCCGGATGTACTCGCTGACGGTCAGGCTGTGAGACGAGGCGAGATTGATCAGTCTCTGGTGATCGGAGGCTTCCAGTTGGATCGTAAATCGGCGTGGTCGCCGCACATCACCTCGAGACACGATTGTTCTTGTACCTGTCCTCTGGCTTGCCCGTCAGATTCTTGGAGGGTCGATTTTGTGGCGGAGCCAACGACGCAAGCATGAAGTCCACGGCAGCCTTCACATCGGCGTCGCTGGCATGGGATCCGCCGCGTGGCGGCATCACGCCCGCACTGCCGGAGTAGCCGTGGATGGCGTGCTCATCAAGAACATCGATACCCTTGGCGAGATGCGGTTGCCAACTCCATGCGTCCCCAAGCTTGGGAGCGCCGGAGTGCTGGGCAAATTGGATGGCCTGTTGCAAAGACGTCAATTTCGAATCGACCCATGGCCGATCCGACGCCACGGGGCCGTGGCAGGCGCTACACACCTGTTTGTACAAAGCCGCGCCGCGCGCAAGGACCTTTTCGCTCGCGTTGACATGAATCGTGACCGACGCTGTACTCGCCGACTTGGAGGGGACTTGGGTCGCCGGTTCCCCTGCCGCAGATGCCTGCATCAGAGCGAGCAGGGAAACGGCAGCCACAGCAAACGAAGACGAAAAACAAACTCTCATCCTGAAGACATCGCGCAATGATGGACTCATTGGGTTTGCAGACGGTTTTGCCGTGATCTCAATTTTGTGCGCTGGATGTTTTGGGCGACATTTTCGGAGTGGCTGTGAAAAATGCAAATGCCGCGATGAATAATGAAAAACCAAGTGCCAGGAATGGAAGATTGTGGGTCATTCCGTGCATCCATCCCCCAGACCAACTCAGAGTCGCACCTAAAAAGATGGCAAACCCGACGAGAAGACTGATCATTCCATAAAGATGATGTTTTTTCAAAATAAATCTCCTTGAACAAGTTTCAAAAAGGTTTTCCCTGCCCCTGGGATAAACCGGCGAATTGAGCCCGTGGTGGTCCCGCCTTCGCCCTGGCCTTTGCCGAAGATTCCATGGACTCGACGCAAGGAAGCGCTCTGGGCCACGCAACCTGGCGCGCCTGTGGCAACCCACCCCATACGTCGTTGAGGATTCATGGCTTGCCCTCATGCATCCTCGTGCAAGACTTTATTGGGCCACACCGACTCCAGCTATTAGGGAAAGTCTGCATAAGCCGTGGCTGATATTGGGGCAACATACACGGTTGATCTTGCTGCGTCACAAACGCATGGGAAAGGGGGCGGCCTCAAATCTGAAGTGCAACACCCCAAGCCTGGGTGGCTTCAAGAGCGCAAAAACCACGTCGTACCCGTGCGCCTGCGACGGACTCGTTTACTCAGACAAGTATCGGAACGATGCATCATGGAGTTTGCCCGGACAAACGATGGGATTTTCCAGCCGGGCTGATCGTGCCGAACACATATTCTTGACTTGAATCAAGATCGCTGCATTTGAAAATACTTAGCGTGGAAAATGGAAACGCGTCGGTCGTTTGCCATAGTTGGTCAGATCCCTCCGAACAATCGATCCCGCTTCCCCGTCAATCATGTCGAGACATCACCCATGGACGTCCAAGGCAAACGCCACATTCCCCTGACTCCTGCGCAAACCTGGGAGGCGCTCAACGCGACCCGGATGCTGAAGGCGTGCATTCCAGGTTGCGAGTGGGTGACGCAGACTGGCGAGGGGCAGTTCGAAGTCGTGCAGGTGCTCGATATCGCCGGCTACAAGACGCGTTTCTCCAGTACGCTGACGCTCGAGGACGTGAACCCGCCGCACAGCTATGTGCTGCGCTTCGAAGGCAATGGCGGCAATGCCGGTTTCGGCATCGGCCGCGCGCTCATCGCGCTGCAGCCCAGCGACGGCGGGACGCGGATGAACTATCAGGCCAGCGCCGAGGTGGGCGGCGC
This window contains:
- a CDS encoding c-type cytochrome, coding for MNKLLLCTFLALFAAQAWAAPDMLALAKQKNCLGCHAVDAKIVGPAYKAVAEKYAGKPGAEQMLVKAVLHGHVGTWGQVPMPANTDVTPAQAKQLVEWILSLK
- a CDS encoding metalloregulator ArsR/SmtB family transcription factor; translated protein: MRYQLPFARNMGSNTGLRGQASRKPLGTREDDVTAVFEAAAELFAALSSPMRLSIVCHLRGQDMNVQQIANRIGSSQPNTSLHLRQLHQIGIVDRSRSGQSVTYRIRNTFVADLCKIVCPGH
- a CDS encoding nitroreductase family protein; amino-acid sequence: MAEKWNAASLSAAAPTPNAQAKTPATAHAPVGGTSASAMLTLARRKNCLTCHTADHKVVGPAYEAVAEKYAGKPGAEQMLVNAVLHGHVGTWGQVPMPAEPGTNSIELPSAYFDFPMSNAMTLAEPIDYAELICELVRKRQQTSPKRLGEPGPDAGQVRELFTAAAQAPDHGLILPWRFVHVSDAGRQRLGEAFVQALLERDPDATAQQRSEARAKAARAPFLALAIARPHDDASPEIPPRERLVSLGCALQNMLLLAHAQGFGAGLVSGQAMESRALRDLFRLADNEQAVCFIAVGTVAKAKTSRVRPSPVDFVETL
- a CDS encoding helix-turn-helix transcriptional regulator, which gives rise to MTHAPQIFANTLATTDQAQEGDALEAVFQEAAELFAALACPTRLQIVCQLRHGDQTVHGLVDCIDSSQPNISGHLRLLRQAGIVRRERSGRQVTYRLSSTLADALCAAVCIVN
- the moaA gene encoding GTP 3',8-cyclase MoaA — encoded protein: MSERTIPIVDHRYASSVPAVPAHSHAPGALLADKLGRPLHDLRISITDRCNFRCTYCMPKEAFDAHYEFLRHADLLRFEEIERLARVFVSLGVRKLRITGGEPLLRKGVEDLVAMLAAIRTPDGEPVELTMTTNASILARKAEALARAGLHRVTVSLDAIDDAVFRRMNDMDFPLQTVLEGIAAAQAAGLRPVKVNMVVQRGVNDDQILPMIEHFRGSGVVLRFIEFMDVGNTNGWRMDQVLPSAELLARIAQRHPLHALDPTVLGETAERWLLDDGSLEIGAISSVTQAFCHDCNRARLSMEGKLYLCLFASHGHDLRALLRGDAQQGIQQASDADLQAALAQVWSRRDDRYSELRGFDGAGLLQAVRKPEMFAIGG
- the glp gene encoding gephyrin-like molybdotransferase Glp → MSASLTFPDLAAVVCCVGSYDPDALRVDQVQDIIACFVRSVRTAERVDIRAALGRVLAADVIAPFDVPSHDNAGMDGYALRGADLAAGGAAAPTVVGKGLAGHAYTGAVPSGACVRIMTGAVMPEGCDTVVPQEFVRLEGDVVHIPAGVLKPGDNARQRGEDLRAGQPALAVGKLLRPADIGLVASLGLPEVMVWRKLRVAFMSTGDELRSLGEPPAQGSVYDSNRYTLWAMLTRLGCDVLDLGVVRDDPALLEAALRQVCENADAVITSGGVSVGEADHLRAVMAKLGDVAFWRIAMRPGRPMAFGRIASGVHTAVLFGLPGNPVAVMVTFYAFVREALLRMMGASPKPQPLLPVRALHAIRKRPGRTEYQRAVLEAQADGGWGARTTGDQGSGILRSMSAAHGLLVLPHDQGGIDAGKMVDFLPFEGLV
- a CDS encoding Rrf2 family transcriptional regulator; the protein is MKPTHQEQLALEVMLALARARSGSTSVRDLGAALQMAPSTLKTLFERLMDAGLLRCKSAPDDCYGLARAPRWITAADIVLASQQGPGEAAHGRLIGARNRASLEATALRALETALNRCSLEFLQAITLQDLARGAPCCGKTRSHALQAVPRHRRFVASQPGART
- a CDS encoding Crp/Fnr family transcriptional regulator → MSRQHESEGVRKGCAQCHQCAIRAQCIFKHWPLEELNAVAENIDDVQYGPRQVLYEPGKRGDHVYVIRTDLVTLACIEPDGQRRISRVAKRGDVIGLESLVTQPFLHRASSVKTVRVCRIPITRLQDKDAGRCDGGLDMMERWHRALQQADDWSCLYGGQRPVVPRMAQLILALTDPPWSETLLLPKLDDLAALLGVAMESASRALSQLRQRGWLVRLGHGRYAIERDALDAYVQVRKPLSARQRRAGIASGAKRPQAEAGSTPATQASSLPTVPHRRSGGQFVGMDHAPVQNRHLP
- the moaD gene encoding molybdopterin converting factor subunit 1; translation: MNITVRYFAHVRECLGTGREDHELPEQIRTLGEMRAWLMTRSERHAEALDSARPLRMACNQTMGDTQTELQAGCEVAFFPPVTGG
- a CDS encoding molybdenum cofactor biosynthesis protein MoaE, producing MNTLRIQSEVFDAGAELRALRETRRDIGAVVCFEGVCRDSHPEQGAASADVQAMELEHYPGMTEQSIAAMVAEAQSRWSLLGVTVIHRVGRLLPGDPIVLVLVASVHRAAAFCAGEFLMDYVKTQAPFWKKETTTLGPAWVDARESDDTALQRWGIDARNASTGHRANAQNIEQGAAPGSRHE
- a CDS encoding MBL fold metallo-hydrolase → MSIELYKDPNHACVMFTDLVPEEAEAVQANQFLIVDHGEGVILDPGGNMTYNELSLAMRKTIAPHKLDYILASHADPDIIASLDRWMTSTQAKLVISRLWARFAPHFCKLGKTDDRVIAVPDEGGRLRFGRTELWLLPAHFMHAEGNFQFYDPVSKILFSGDLGVSLVSGEKASHFLESLTPMPPGMEAFHRRYMVSNKILKLWVRMVRELDIGMIVPQHGAPMKGAAIVQLLDWLDELACGIDLMSAAHYQIPKLELSPLIRLGS
- a CDS encoding CZB domain-containing protein encodes the protein MQRLATQMLLKAAEDDHKNFVVKILAEADRSPSTMPTEDVSNHHQCAFGQWYDAQGKATFGDLAAFRAIEPIHAQLHTVARQILQSAQSNHRAEVIRLSTTLLDAQADVLEKLHILGSDIGRQTTTHSKQIAGEHA